One Novipirellula galeiformis DNA segment encodes these proteins:
- a CDS encoding HdeD family acid-resistance protein, with amino-acid sequence MNESTSTPTTSHSSRGTNEIGELIVHELQHLRTTWYLLFLLGIVLILCGLLAVTFPMFSTLGVVMALGIVLLFAGLATIITSFITGKWSAFLVQLLMGIFYTVIGLMMAESPLNSAAALTLLVASFAIVGGAFRVIAALNYRFSQWGWMLLSGLVSVLFGVVVIRHFPEASLWLIGLMLGLDLIFSGIHWLMLSLTIRSLPAEHDRLL; translated from the coding sequence ATGAATGAGTCCACTTCCACACCCACGACGTCACATTCAAGCCGAGGCACAAACGAGATTGGAGAATTAATCGTTCACGAACTGCAGCACCTACGTACGACGTGGTACCTACTGTTTTTGCTGGGAATCGTCTTGATCCTTTGTGGTTTGCTTGCGGTGACGTTTCCCATGTTCTCGACGCTAGGTGTCGTGATGGCGCTAGGCATCGTACTGCTGTTTGCGGGATTGGCGACCATCATCACTTCGTTCATCACCGGGAAGTGGAGTGCGTTTTTGGTGCAATTGTTGATGGGGATTTTCTATACCGTGATCGGTTTGATGATGGCGGAGTCCCCGCTTAACAGCGCGGCGGCGTTGACTTTGTTGGTCGCCTCGTTTGCCATCGTGGGTGGGGCGTTTCGCGTCATTGCGGCTCTGAATTATCGTTTTTCGCAATGGGGGTGGATGTTGTTAAGCGGGTTGGTTTCGGTGTTGTTCGGAGTGGTCGTCATTCGCCATTTCCCCGAAGCCTCGCTGTGGTTGATCGGTTTGATGCTTGGGCTCGATTTGATCTTCAGCGGCATCCACTGGTTGATGCTGTCGCTAACGATCCGGTCCTTACCAGCCGAACATGATCGTCTGCTTTAA
- a CDS encoding TM7S3/TM198-like domain-containing protein: MPAIHILFGTVLLFWGRRLYWLFVAIAGFLVGAQLSAAMLSEQTEIIRVLAAVATGILGALLAMLAQRVGFALAGLYAGGYLALSLAAATGSLDNPLLWFGIGGLIGAILAAALMDWAVIILSSLVGAGAIITALGLSPTVSAAAFIALAAIGIWLQGKRLRPPSNAPTSPS, encoded by the coding sequence ATGCCCGCCATCCATATCCTGTTCGGAACAGTGTTACTGTTTTGGGGTCGCAGACTGTATTGGTTATTTGTGGCGATTGCAGGATTTCTCGTCGGAGCCCAATTGAGCGCTGCGATGTTATCGGAGCAAACCGAAATCATACGGGTCTTGGCGGCGGTTGCGACCGGGATTTTGGGAGCGTTGTTAGCCATGTTGGCGCAACGAGTCGGATTCGCGTTGGCAGGACTCTACGCCGGCGGCTACCTCGCACTGAGCCTAGCGGCGGCGACGGGTAGCTTGGACAACCCCTTGCTTTGGTTTGGTATCGGCGGTTTGATTGGCGCGATCCTCGCTGCGGCATTGATGGACTGGGCCGTGATCATCTTGTCCAGCCTGGTAGGTGCAGGAGCGATCATCACGGCATTAGGCCTATCACCCACCGTATCCGCAGCTGCGTTCATCGCCCTGGCGGCGATCGGAATCTGGCTGCAAGGTAAACGGCTACGCCCGCCTTCAAACGCGCCAACATCGCCCTCGTAG